In a genomic window of Labeo rohita strain BAU-BD-2019 unplaced genomic scaffold, IGBB_LRoh.1.0 scaffold_981, whole genome shotgun sequence:
- the LOC127162611 gene encoding proline-rich protein 2-like: MEETRAQTSGCPRARESQENHRRDNRGPHPEKGRGGPGGGSSGSHNADVPGGRGGKPAGSAGSRPHQSRPALGPAIQGPPPPSRGPAKPGGQAPPSNRRDRASAHPSIPPGARNHQRTGGRGHPPPAGRGGGPEMMNIQKWTQYPQSHFPFVLYTPGSRHHYPQRGNQRQTPELNPLHSGVETGRPPRYPAAAEKTTSPDPDRMASSSSQPPAPDKEQRTGVATRRQRSTTSPASQQHTRTPKPYLYVGVMEREKGSIRDGEEIIGGGKGVQAHPDRGPGPSRPGPRPIQTGAHGSPGGPPDPTAEEKLPPPHHSVNSQTTEDNRHPG; encoded by the exons ATGGAGGAGACCCGGGCCCAAACATCCGGATGCCCCCGAGCACGAGAGTCCCAGGAGAACCACCGCAGGGACAACCGCGGCCCCCACCCAGAAAAGGGCAGAGGAGGGCCCGGAGGGGGATCATCCGGCAGCCACAATGCAGACGTCCCAGGGGGGCGTGGCGGCAAGCCCGCAGGTTCCGCCGGCAGCCGGCCACACCAGAGCAGACCGGCCCTGGGCCCGGCGATCCAAGGGCCCCCACCCCCTAGCCGGGGCCCAGCAAAGCCAGGGGGCCAGGCCCCGCCAAGCAACCGCCGAGATCGGGCCAGCGCTCACCCGAGCATCCCCCCCGGAGCGAGAAACCACCAACGCACCGGCGGCCGGGGGCATCCTCCACCGGCAGGGCGTGGTGGGGGGCCTGAGATGATGA ACATACAAAAATGGACACAGTACCCACAATCACACTTCCCATTTGTACTCTATACTCCTGGATCCAGGCACCACTACCCCCAGAGGGGCAATCAGCGCCAGACCCCGGAGCTGAACCCTCTTCACTCTGGCGTGGAGACAGGAAGACCACCCCGGTACCCCGCAGCAGCAGAGAAGACCACCAGCCCAGACCCCGACCGGATGGCCAGCTCGTCCTCACAGCCCCCAGCCCCGGACAAAGAACAGAGAACaggg GTGGCCACAAGGAGACAGAGGAGTACCACCTCCCCTGCATCCCAGCAACACACCCGCACCCCAAAACCCTACCTGTATGTTGGTGTGATGGAGCGGGAGAAGGGAAGCATTAGGGATGGGGAGGAAATCATTGGAGGGGGCAAA GGGGTCCAGGCCCATCCAGACCGGGGCCCAGGCCCATCCAGACCGGGGCCCAGGCCCATCCAGACCGGGGCCCACGGCAGCCCGGGCGGCCCACCGGACCCCACAGCAGAGGAAAAACTACCCCCACCCCATCATTCAGTCAACTCCCAGACTACAGAAGACAATAGACACCCAGGTTAA